The Cellulomonas fulva genome includes a window with the following:
- a CDS encoding 16S rRNA (uracil(1498)-N(3))-methyltransferase, which translates to MTAPVFVVDPGRLDGLGPGGAFLLDGAEGRHAGVVQRRAPGERVDVVDGAGVRLVGTVAAVGPEGVTLAVGEVRREPRPDVRLVLVQALAKGDRDELAIEAATEVGVDDVVPWQAARSVVVWRGDRAARSRARWLGTVRTAAKQARRAWVPGVDQALDTKALVTRTGEVVAAGGAVLVLHEDATAPLAEAPLPASGDVLVVVGPEGGIGDDELARLVEAGALTVRLGPHVLRTSTAGPVALALLATRLGRWS; encoded by the coding sequence ATGACCGCACCGGTCTTCGTCGTCGACCCCGGCCGCCTCGACGGCCTGGGCCCCGGCGGGGCGTTCCTGCTCGACGGCGCCGAGGGCCGGCACGCGGGCGTCGTGCAGCGCCGCGCGCCGGGGGAGCGGGTGGACGTCGTCGACGGCGCCGGCGTGCGGCTGGTCGGCACCGTCGCCGCGGTCGGCCCCGAGGGGGTCACGCTCGCGGTCGGCGAGGTGCGCCGCGAGCCGCGCCCGGACGTGCGCCTGGTCCTGGTGCAGGCCCTCGCCAAGGGCGACCGGGACGAGCTCGCGATCGAGGCCGCGACCGAGGTGGGTGTGGACGACGTGGTGCCCTGGCAGGCGGCACGGTCGGTCGTCGTGTGGCGCGGCGACCGTGCGGCGCGGTCCCGGGCACGCTGGCTCGGCACCGTCCGGACCGCTGCCAAGCAGGCACGACGAGCGTGGGTCCCGGGCGTGGACCAGGCGCTCGACACCAAGGCGCTCGTGACGCGGACCGGTGAGGTGGTCGCCGCCGGCGGCGCCGTGCTGGTGCTGCACGAGGACGCGACCGCGCCCCTCGCCGAGGCGCCGCTGCCGGCCTCCGGCGACGTGCTCGTCGTCGTCGGCCCGGAGGGCGGGATCGGGGACGACGAGCTCGCGCGGCTGGTGGAGGCGGGCGCCCTGACCGTGCGCCTCGGCCCGCACGTGCTGCGCACGTCGACCGCCGGCCCGGTCGCGCTCGCCCTGCTGGCGACCCGGCTGGGACGCTGGTCCTGA
- a CDS encoding alpha/beta hydrolase family protein translates to MLDEGGVRARWARGEHLLTGGYRVVASTVLGIVVLAVLGAVMGPQWDPVPLDDPLVVTTTSTQIGEAPQLRQYEVQQRVVTVQLDGATVQAQLSVPVGLEGPAQGVVFVHGAGTGTYDKAFVAQARSLAEAGVVTLVPDKRLDTYSARYRDYVAMAGDYQRSVELLRTLPEVDPDRVGVYAESEGAWIAPVMAAQDQRIAFVLLISAPVVPPREQAAFAADSYLRNTGVPHGVFRAIPRAVGMAIPGGGFEYVDFDVTPYQRRMTQPVLMVYGTADASMPIVQGPEQVIRDTAIAGNYDVTVRYYEDATHGIKVAGTIVPDFLRDLTQWVVGLPATGAAQPKIAGAQPTQTFLAMPVPEPRWLHNGDVVALITIAAIAAVVLGGLVGAGARVAVTVQGRRAARAGSSAVSVRPAERRSAHGVVRWSTGLGAGAIATVVGLVWYIFAIARLALDYEHNDVVVKGGWVAVRLVGIATVVAAVLLLRSTMRARRAGRRIAPGLARQVALWSVVVGCAALLVVLAYWGVYQLGI, encoded by the coding sequence ATGCTCGACGAGGGAGGCGTGCGTGCCCGGTGGGCGCGCGGCGAGCACCTGCTGACCGGCGGCTACCGCGTCGTCGCCAGCACCGTGCTCGGGATCGTCGTGCTCGCCGTGCTCGGCGCGGTCATGGGGCCGCAGTGGGACCCGGTGCCGCTCGACGACCCGCTGGTGGTCACGACGACCAGCACGCAGATCGGCGAGGCCCCGCAGCTGCGGCAGTACGAGGTGCAGCAGCGGGTGGTCACGGTGCAGCTCGACGGGGCGACGGTCCAGGCACAGCTCAGCGTCCCCGTGGGCCTCGAGGGCCCGGCGCAGGGGGTGGTCTTCGTGCACGGCGCGGGGACCGGGACGTACGACAAGGCGTTCGTGGCGCAGGCGCGCTCGCTCGCCGAGGCGGGCGTGGTGACGCTGGTGCCCGACAAGCGGCTCGACACCTACAGCGCGCGGTACCGCGACTACGTGGCGATGGCGGGGGACTACCAGCGCTCGGTCGAGCTGCTGCGCACGCTGCCCGAGGTCGACCCCGACCGCGTCGGCGTGTACGCCGAGAGCGAGGGCGCCTGGATCGCGCCGGTGATGGCCGCGCAGGACCAGCGGATCGCGTTCGTCCTGCTGATCTCCGCGCCCGTCGTGCCGCCGCGCGAGCAGGCCGCGTTCGCGGCCGACAGCTACCTGCGCAACACGGGCGTGCCGCACGGCGTCTTCCGCGCGATCCCGCGCGCGGTCGGCATGGCCATCCCCGGTGGCGGGTTCGAGTACGTGGACTTCGACGTCACGCCCTACCAGCGGCGCATGACGCAGCCGGTGCTCATGGTCTACGGCACCGCGGACGCCTCGATGCCGATCGTCCAAGGCCCCGAGCAGGTCATCCGGGACACGGCGATCGCCGGGAACTACGACGTCACGGTGCGCTACTACGAGGACGCGACCCACGGCATCAAGGTGGCCGGCACGATCGTCCCCGACTTCCTGCGGGACCTGACGCAGTGGGTGGTCGGCCTGCCCGCGACCGGCGCGGCGCAGCCCAAGATCGCCGGCGCGCAGCCGACCCAGACGTTCCTGGCGATGCCCGTGCCCGAGCCCCGCTGGCTGCACAACGGCGACGTCGTCGCGCTGATCACCATCGCGGCGATCGCTGCCGTGGTGCTCGGCGGGCTGGTCGGTGCGGGTGCGCGCGTGGCGGTAACGGTCCAGGGGCGGCGGGCGGCGCGGGCGGGCTCGTCGGCGGTGTCCGTGCGGCCCGCGGAGCGGCGCTCGGCGCACGGCGTGGTGCGCTGGTCGACCGGGCTCGGCGCGGGCGCGATCGCCACGGTCGTCGGACTGGTCTGGTACATCTTCGCGATCGCGCGGCTCGCGCTCGACTACGAGCACAACGACGTGGTGGTCAAGGGCGGCTGGGTCGCGGTGCGGCTGGTCGGGATCGCGACCGTCGTCGCGGCCGTGCTGCTGCTGCGCTCGACGATGCGCGCGCGGCGCGCCGGGCGCCGCATCGCGCCCGGGCTCGCGCGGCAGGTCGCGCTCTGGTCGGTCGTCGTGGGCTGCGCCGCGCTCCTCGTCGTGCTGGCGTACTGGGGCGTCTACCAGCTCGGCATCTAG
- a CDS encoding FHA domain-containing protein, whose translation MSTAEYLPGPWWAAVRPGFLAVVADDAPAGTARSLWDASGDGVVACLGVLAHDGFAGLPGFALAHLDGARAHLALRGPVTAEVVTASGTRVVRAGDVSTWTEQVLDDVTSVRLVVDPGSSVQDGDATDGDPSADAASLPLVDGVVRAGAVRASATDEPAARQPPARQAATQQPAASQQAGTTAAAETRGSTSALVDVPTFAPAASPALAASSGEPASDEPSSDEASSDEPASDEVAGERASDEDGAGDGPADGSSSDGSSSDGSSSDGSSSDGLAGGLPGIGLEDGPDGLPVADASEPAPVEPAPAEPAFVEPASVEPASVAPVPGEPASTSSAPTEAVPAPPVADRAPAGEPEPSLVALGTPDGDVESTVDDVRSLVGPSSQDDHDGMTILSSDLAQIREQLPAWAAQWPNEAATPGPYAVPAPAAVATVTAPRIVLSTGMDVTLDRTVLLGRAPQVARVTNRELPRLVAVPSPQQDISRTHAEVRAEGDHVLVTDLHSTNGVHVSRQGEGARRLHPGEASVVSPGEVVDLGDGVTFTVERGQ comes from the coding sequence ATGAGCACCGCCGAGTACCTGCCGGGTCCGTGGTGGGCGGCCGTCCGTCCGGGCTTCCTCGCGGTGGTGGCGGACGACGCGCCGGCCGGGACCGCGCGCTCGCTGTGGGACGCGAGCGGCGACGGGGTCGTCGCGTGCCTCGGCGTCCTGGCCCACGACGGCTTCGCCGGCCTGCCCGGCTTCGCCCTGGCGCACCTGGACGGAGCCCGCGCGCACCTGGCGCTGCGAGGCCCGGTGACCGCCGAGGTCGTGACCGCCTCCGGGACGCGAGTGGTCCGCGCGGGCGACGTCAGCACGTGGACCGAGCAGGTCCTCGACGACGTCACCTCGGTCCGGCTCGTCGTCGACCCCGGCTCGAGCGTGCAGGACGGTGACGCGACGGACGGGGACCCCTCGGCGGACGCCGCGTCGCTGCCGCTCGTCGACGGCGTCGTGCGCGCGGGCGCGGTGCGGGCCTCCGCGACCGACGAGCCCGCCGCTCGTCAGCCTCCCGCTCGTCAGGCTGCCACTCAGCAGCCTGCTGCGTCCCAGCAGGCGGGGACGACGGCCGCCGCGGAGACCCGCGGCAGCACCTCCGCGCTCGTCGACGTGCCCACGTTCGCGCCCGCCGCGTCGCCGGCCCTCGCTGCGTCGTCGGGCGAGCCCGCGTCCGACGAGCCTTCGTCCGACGAGGCTTCGTCCGACGAGCCTGCGTCCGACGAGGTCGCGGGGGAGAGGGCGTCCGACGAGGACGGGGCCGGCGACGGACCCGCCGACGGCAGCTCCTCCGACGGCAGCTCCTCCGACGGCAGCTCCTCCGACGGCAGCTCCTCCGACGGTCTCGCCGGGGGGCTGCCCGGCATCGGGCTCGAGGACGGTCCCGACGGACTTCCCGTCGCGGACGCGAGCGAGCCAGCGCCTGTCGAGCCTGCGCCTGCTGAGCCGGCTTTCGTCGAGCCGGCTTCCGTCGAGCCGGCTTCCGTCGCGCCCGTGCCCGGCGAGCCTGCGTCGACCTCGTCGGCGCCCACCGAGGCCGTCCCCGCACCGCCGGTCGCGGACCGGGCGCCGGCGGGCGAGCCGGAGCCCTCGCTCGTCGCGCTGGGCACGCCGGACGGCGACGTCGAGTCGACGGTGGACGACGTCCGCTCGCTCGTCGGGCCCTCCTCGCAGGACGACCACGACGGCATGACGATCCTGTCCTCCGACCTGGCGCAGATCCGCGAGCAGCTCCCGGCGTGGGCGGCGCAGTGGCCGAACGAGGCGGCGACGCCCGGACCGTACGCGGTCCCGGCGCCCGCCGCGGTGGCGACCGTCACGGCGCCGCGCATCGTCCTGTCCACGGGCATGGACGTCACGCTCGACCGCACGGTGCTCCTGGGCCGCGCGCCGCAGGTCGCCCGGGTCACCAACCGCGAGCTCCCGCGCCTGGTCGCGGTCCCCAGCCCGCAGCAGGACATCTCCCGCACGCACGCCGAGGTCCGGGCGGAGGGCGACCACGTGCTCGTCACCGACCTGCACTCGACCAACGGCGTGCACGTGTCACGCCAGGGCGAGGGCGCCCGGCGGCTGCACCCCGGCGAGGCGAGCGTCGTGTCGCCGGGCGAGGTCGTCGACCTCGGTGACGGCGTGACGTTCACGGTGGAGCGGGGTCAGTGA
- the ybeY gene encoding rRNA maturation RNase YbeY, with protein MSIEVNNESGFEVDEAEFAALARYVLDEMHVHPQTDLSIMLVGTDVMTELHVKWMDEPGPTDVLSFPMDELRPGRDGDVTPAGLLGDVVLCPEVAAQQAVTAGHSTVEELLLLTTHGILHLLGFDHAEPEEEKEMFALQRRLLLTFLAGR; from the coding sequence ATGAGCATCGAGGTCAACAACGAGTCGGGGTTCGAGGTCGACGAGGCGGAGTTCGCCGCGCTCGCGCGGTACGTGCTCGACGAGATGCACGTGCACCCGCAGACCGACCTGTCGATCATGCTCGTCGGGACCGACGTCATGACCGAGCTGCACGTGAAGTGGATGGACGAGCCGGGCCCGACCGACGTGCTCTCCTTCCCGATGGACGAGCTGCGCCCCGGCCGTGACGGCGACGTGACGCCCGCCGGCCTGCTCGGCGACGTCGTGCTGTGCCCCGAGGTCGCCGCGCAGCAGGCCGTGACGGCAGGACACTCGACCGTCGAGGAGCTCCTGCTCCTCACGACGCACGGGATCCTGCACCTGCTGGGCTTCGACCACGCGGAGCCGGAGGAGGAGAAGGAGATGTTCGCCCTCCAGCGCCGGCTGCTCCTGACGTTCCTGGCCGGCCGGTGA
- a CDS encoding hemolysin family protein, with protein sequence MNDVPVGLLVVVAVLGTATAAALSAGEVAVLRVTRQAVTELVAERHPAAERVRRLVEHPRRVATAASFFRLLAEMVATVCLTIVVAATDLAWWGVLLGAVALCVVVAFLLVRVSPRSLGRRNPVRTLTALSGPLELVTRLAGPVAERRVGPGGPTAEEEEELRDMVQRVSESEAIEDDERELFRSVLGLGETLTREVMVPRTDMVTTHEDTPLRKALALLLRSGFSRVPVVGDSVDDLRGVLYLKDVVGRVPTAPTDGDDPLAAPASSLVRPAVFVPESKPVDDLLRELQEGSSHIAMVVDEYGGIAGLVTIEDAIEEIVGELTDEHDPTAPVVEDLGDGVFRVPARLGRDELGELFGLEVDDEDVDSAGGLLAKALGKVPLPGSAGEIHGLHLVAERVEGRRRSLATVLVSRVEPDDENDADDEHGAA encoded by the coding sequence GTGAACGACGTCCCCGTCGGGCTGCTCGTCGTCGTCGCGGTCCTCGGCACGGCGACGGCCGCCGCCCTGTCGGCCGGCGAGGTCGCCGTCCTGCGCGTGACCCGGCAGGCGGTCACCGAGCTCGTCGCGGAGCGCCACCCGGCCGCCGAGCGGGTCCGGCGCCTCGTCGAGCACCCGCGGCGCGTCGCGACCGCGGCGTCCTTCTTCCGTCTCCTGGCCGAGATGGTGGCGACCGTGTGCCTCACGATCGTCGTCGCGGCGACCGACCTGGCGTGGTGGGGCGTGCTGCTGGGAGCCGTGGCGCTGTGCGTCGTGGTGGCGTTCCTGCTGGTCCGCGTGAGCCCGCGTTCGCTCGGCCGCCGGAACCCCGTGCGGACGCTCACCGCGCTGTCGGGGCCCCTGGAGCTGGTCACACGGCTGGCGGGGCCGGTCGCGGAGCGCCGCGTCGGGCCGGGCGGACCGACGGCCGAGGAGGAGGAAGAGCTGCGGGACATGGTGCAGCGCGTGAGCGAGTCCGAGGCGATCGAGGACGACGAGCGCGAGCTGTTCCGCTCCGTCCTCGGGCTCGGCGAGACGCTGACGCGCGAGGTGATGGTGCCGCGCACGGACATGGTGACGACCCACGAGGACACGCCGCTGCGCAAGGCGCTCGCCCTGCTGCTGCGCTCGGGGTTCTCGCGCGTGCCCGTCGTCGGGGACTCGGTCGACGACCTGCGGGGCGTGCTGTACCTCAAGGACGTGGTCGGCCGCGTCCCGACCGCGCCGACGGACGGGGACGACCCGCTCGCCGCCCCCGCGTCGTCGCTGGTCCGGCCCGCCGTCTTCGTCCCCGAGTCCAAGCCGGTCGACGACCTGCTGCGCGAGCTGCAGGAGGGCTCGTCGCACATCGCGATGGTGGTCGACGAGTACGGCGGCATCGCGGGGCTGGTCACGATCGAGGACGCGATCGAGGAGATCGTCGGCGAGCTGACCGACGAGCACGACCCGACCGCGCCGGTCGTCGAGGACCTCGGCGACGGCGTCTTCCGGGTGCCCGCGCGGCTGGGCCGGGACGAGCTGGGGGAGCTGTTCGGGCTCGAGGTCGACGACGAGGACGTCGACAGCGCCGGCGGCCTGCTGGCGAAGGCACTGGGTAAGGTTCCTCTGCCGGGCTCCGCGGGAGAGATCCACGGCCTGCACCTGGTCGCCGAGCGCGTCGAGGGGCGGCGCCGGAGCCTGGCCACGGTGCTCGTGAGCAGGGTGGAGCCCGACGACGAGAACGATGCCGACGACGAGCACGGAGCTGCCTGA
- a CDS encoding PP2C family protein-serine/threonine phosphatase: protein MRTSWGSATDRGLVREVNEDALLAYPPVFLVADGMGGHDAGDLASRIAVEEFAQLAGQSAATADDIHSCFARTSARIRGEFTGGRQGGTTVAGVAVTVHDDTAYWLVFNVGDSRVYRWSEAELEQVSVDHSVVQELLDQGRIEAVDASTHPERHVLTRALGTGDEPEPDYWLLPAGLHDRLLICTDGLTRELDDADIARVLEGVSDAQDAANELVRRSLDAGARDNVSAVVVDVATSAGAVDDVHITVPRAGSQLGPQLWDEMLHGATVPRARVGAASSSAPTSSAPTSSALSHPVPSPPEPPAGPQEVTP from the coding sequence GTGCGGACGTCGTGGGGCTCGGCCACCGACCGCGGTCTGGTGCGTGAGGTGAACGAGGACGCGCTCCTCGCGTACCCGCCGGTCTTCCTGGTGGCCGACGGGATGGGCGGCCACGACGCGGGGGACCTCGCGAGCCGCATCGCCGTCGAGGAGTTCGCGCAGCTGGCCGGCCAGAGCGCCGCCACCGCGGACGACATCCACTCGTGCTTCGCGCGCACGTCGGCGCGCATCCGCGGCGAGTTCACCGGCGGACGGCAGGGCGGGACGACCGTCGCCGGCGTCGCGGTGACGGTGCACGACGACACGGCCTACTGGCTGGTCTTCAACGTGGGCGACTCGCGCGTCTACCGGTGGTCCGAGGCCGAGCTCGAGCAGGTCAGCGTCGACCACTCCGTGGTCCAGGAGCTGCTCGACCAGGGCCGGATCGAGGCCGTGGACGCGAGCACCCACCCCGAGCGGCACGTCCTGACGCGTGCGCTGGGCACCGGCGACGAGCCCGAGCCCGACTACTGGCTGCTCCCCGCCGGCCTGCACGACCGGCTCCTGATCTGCACCGACGGCCTGACGCGCGAGCTCGACGACGCGGACATCGCCCGCGTGCTGGAGGGCGTGTCCGACGCGCAGGACGCCGCCAACGAGCTGGTGCGGCGCTCGCTCGACGCGGGCGCCCGGGACAACGTGAGCGCCGTCGTCGTGGACGTCGCGACGTCCGCGGGCGCGGTCGACGACGTGCACATCACCGTGCCCCGCGCCGGGTCGCAGCTCGGCCCCCAGCTGTGGGACGAGATGCTGCACGGCGCCACCGTGCCGCGGGCGCGCGTCGGAGCCGCCTCGTCGTCCGCGCCGACGTCGTCCGCACCGACGTCGTCCGCACTGTCGCACCCCGTCCCGAGCCCGCCGGAGCCCCCGGCCGGTCCCCAGGAGGTCACGCCATGA
- a CDS encoding PhoH family protein, whose protein sequence is MTEPTPAPRTTTPARVEHRITVPADVSMVELLGLHDEVLREIEAGFTGVDVHVRGNEVRLAGPAGDVALVTRLVDELIEMTAAATPLTPDVVRRTVAMLTAGSNARPADILTFNILSSRGRTIRPKTAGQKEYVDAIDRNTVTFGIGPAGTGKTYLAMAKAVQALNDRTVNRIVLTRPAVEAGERLGFLPGTLAEKIDPYLRPLYDALHDMVDPESIPRLLEAGTIEVAPLAYMRGRTLNDSFIILDEAQNTSVEQMKMFLTRLGFGSRVVVTGDVTQVDLPSGTTSGLRVVERILGDVEDVAFCRLSSSDVVRHRLVSAIIDAYARWDSDGSTGGR, encoded by the coding sequence ATGACCGAGCCGACACCCGCACCGCGCACGACGACGCCCGCGCGCGTCGAGCACCGCATCACCGTCCCCGCCGACGTGTCGATGGTCGAGCTGCTGGGCCTGCACGACGAGGTGCTGCGCGAGATCGAGGCGGGCTTCACGGGCGTCGACGTGCACGTGCGCGGCAACGAGGTGCGGCTCGCCGGACCGGCAGGCGACGTGGCCCTCGTGACGCGCCTGGTGGACGAGCTCATCGAGATGACCGCCGCGGCGACGCCCCTGACGCCCGACGTCGTGCGGCGCACGGTCGCGATGCTGACCGCCGGCTCGAACGCGCGGCCCGCGGACATCCTGACCTTCAACATCCTGTCCTCGCGCGGCCGCACCATCCGGCCCAAGACCGCGGGCCAGAAGGAGTACGTCGACGCGATCGACCGCAACACGGTCACGTTCGGCATCGGACCGGCCGGCACGGGCAAGACGTACCTCGCGATGGCCAAGGCCGTGCAGGCGCTCAACGACCGCACGGTCAACCGCATCGTGCTGACGCGGCCCGCGGTCGAGGCCGGCGAGCGGCTCGGCTTCCTGCCCGGGACGCTCGCGGAGAAGATCGACCCCTACCTGCGCCCGTTGTACGACGCGCTGCACGACATGGTGGACCCCGAGTCCATCCCGCGGCTCCTGGAGGCGGGGACCATCGAGGTGGCGCCGCTCGCGTACATGCGCGGCCGCACGCTCAACGACTCCTTCATCATCCTGGACGAGGCGCAGAACACCTCGGTCGAGCAGATGAAGATGTTCCTCACGCGCCTCGGCTTCGGCAGCCGCGTCGTCGTGACCGGGGACGTGACGCAGGTGGACCTGCCGTCCGGCACCACGTCGGGCCTGCGCGTCGTCGAACGCATCCTCGGCGACGTCGAGGACGTCGCCTTCTGCCGGCTGTCCTCGTCCGACGTGGTCCGCCACCGGCTGGTCAGCGCCATCATCGACGCGTACGCGCGCTGGGACTCGGACGGGAGCACGGGCGGCCGATGA
- the dnaJ gene encoding molecular chaperone DnaJ yields the protein MTDYYEVLGVPRDATPEQIKKAYRKLARENHPDVAGEDPGAEERFKAVSRAYEVLGNADKRRQYDLGSDPSSPSGGMGGDGMGGFGFQDIFETFFGAASGAGAQRGPVPRARRGQDALVRLDLDLADVTFGTHREIPVDTAVTCPTCSGTCCRPGTSPRTCEVCHGRGMVQRVARSFLGQVMTNQPCAACRGFGTTIPEPCPECSGEGRVRSRRTLGVDVPAGVDTGTRIKLTGQGEVGPAGGPAGDVYLEVRERRHELFARDGDDLHVTMSVPMTAAALGTVLTLETLDGPQEVDLRPGTQPEQVVTLKGLGVGHLHVGGRGDLHVHVDVAVPTALDDEQTELLRRLATLRGEERPEARLAASHQGVFGKLRDKLAGR from the coding sequence GTGACCGACTACTACGAGGTCCTGGGCGTCCCGCGCGACGCGACGCCCGAGCAGATCAAGAAGGCCTACCGCAAGCTCGCGCGCGAGAACCACCCCGACGTCGCGGGCGAGGACCCGGGCGCCGAGGAGCGGTTCAAGGCCGTCTCCCGGGCCTACGAGGTCCTGGGCAACGCCGACAAGCGCCGGCAGTACGACCTGGGCTCCGACCCGTCCTCGCCCAGCGGCGGCATGGGCGGCGACGGCATGGGGGGCTTCGGCTTCCAGGACATCTTCGAGACGTTCTTCGGCGCCGCGAGCGGTGCCGGGGCCCAGCGCGGACCGGTGCCGCGCGCCCGGCGCGGCCAGGACGCGCTGGTCCGGCTCGACCTGGACCTCGCCGACGTCACGTTCGGCACGCACCGCGAGATCCCGGTCGACACCGCGGTCACCTGCCCCACCTGCAGCGGCACCTGCTGCCGCCCCGGGACGTCGCCCCGCACGTGCGAGGTCTGCCACGGCCGCGGCATGGTCCAGCGGGTGGCGCGCTCGTTCCTGGGCCAGGTCATGACGAACCAGCCGTGCGCGGCCTGCCGCGGCTTCGGCACGACGATCCCCGAGCCCTGCCCCGAGTGCTCGGGCGAGGGCCGCGTGCGCTCGCGCCGGACGCTGGGCGTCGACGTCCCGGCGGGTGTCGACACCGGCACGCGGATCAAGCTGACGGGCCAGGGCGAGGTCGGGCCCGCGGGCGGCCCGGCGGGTGACGTGTACCTCGAGGTGCGCGAGCGCCGGCACGAGCTGTTCGCGCGCGACGGCGACGACCTGCACGTGACGATGAGCGTCCCGATGACGGCCGCCGCGCTCGGCACGGTGCTGACGCTCGAGACGCTCGACGGCCCGCAGGAGGTCGACCTGCGCCCGGGCACGCAGCCCGAGCAGGTCGTCACGCTCAAGGGGCTGGGCGTCGGGCACCTGCACGTCGGCGGACGCGGCGACCTGCACGTGCACGTCGACGTGGCGGTGCCGACGGCGCTGGACGACGAGCAGACCGAGCTGCTGCGCCGGCTGGCGACGCTGCGTGGCGAGGAGCGTCCGGAGGCGCGGCTCGCGGCCTCCCACCAGGGCGTGTTCGGCAAGCTGCGCGACAAGCTCGCGGGTCGATGA
- the era gene encoding GTPase Era, with protein MTDETGSPTADAGAAPFRSGFACLVGRPNAGKSTLTNALVGQKVAITSGRPQTTRHTVRGIVHRPDAQLVLVDTPGLHRPRTLLGERLNDLVKDTLTEVDVVGFCLPADQKVGPGDRFIADQLGELARDGRGTPVVAIVTKSDLVSRQRLAEHLLAVSGLGEWADIVPVSAVDGYQVGVLADVLVGHLAEGPALYPDGELTDEPEEVMVAELVREAALEGVRDELPHSLAVVVDEIVAREEPAGDGRPMLDVRVNLFVERDSQKAIVIGRGGARLRDVGSEARRGIEALLGARVYLDLHVKVAKDWQRDPKQLGRLGF; from the coding sequence ATGACCGACGAGACCGGTAGCCCGACGGCAGACGCCGGGGCTGCCCCGTTCCGGTCCGGGTTCGCGTGCCTCGTCGGACGCCCGAACGCGGGCAAGTCCACGCTCACCAACGCGCTCGTGGGGCAGAAGGTCGCGATCACCTCGGGTCGCCCGCAGACGACCCGGCACACGGTGCGCGGGATCGTGCACCGGCCCGACGCGCAGCTGGTCCTGGTCGACACCCCCGGCCTGCACCGGCCCCGGACGCTGCTCGGCGAGCGGCTGAACGACCTGGTCAAGGACACGCTGACCGAGGTGGACGTCGTCGGGTTCTGCCTCCCCGCGGACCAGAAGGTGGGCCCGGGGGACCGCTTCATCGCCGACCAGCTCGGCGAGCTCGCCCGGGACGGCCGGGGCACGCCCGTCGTCGCGATCGTGACGAAGTCGGACCTCGTCTCCCGGCAGCGGCTCGCGGAGCACCTGCTCGCGGTCTCCGGCCTGGGCGAGTGGGCGGACATCGTGCCCGTCTCGGCCGTCGACGGCTACCAGGTCGGCGTGCTGGCGGACGTGCTCGTCGGGCACCTGGCGGAGGGCCCCGCGCTGTACCCGGACGGCGAGCTGACCGACGAGCCCGAGGAGGTCATGGTCGCCGAGCTCGTCCGCGAGGCCGCCCTCGAGGGCGTGCGCGACGAGCTGCCGCACTCGCTGGCCGTCGTGGTCGACGAGATCGTCGCGCGCGAGGAGCCCGCCGGCGACGGGCGACCGATGCTGGACGTGCGGGTCAACCTCTTCGTCGAGCGTGACTCGCAGAAGGCGATCGTGATCGGGCGCGGCGGCGCGCGGCTGCGCGACGTGGGCAGCGAGGCGCGGCGCGGCATCGAGGCGCTGCTCGGCGCGCGGGTCTACCTGGACCTGCACGTGAAGGTCGCCAAGGACTGGCAGCGCGACCCGAAGCAGCTCGGGCGCCTCGGGTTCTGA